Genomic window (Culex pipiens pallens isolate TS chromosome 3, TS_CPP_V2, whole genome shotgun sequence):
tTGGCGCGAAATCACCAGCGAATCGCAGCTGCGCTGGATCGGACCGGAAAAGGGCGTCACCCATTTGGCGGTGGCCGCCATCGTCAACGCGCTGTGGGATCTGTGGGGTAAAATCCGGGGCGTTCCGGTGTGGCGACTGCTGACCGAGATGGAACCGGAGGAGCTGGTCTCAACGATCGACTTCCGCTACATTACGGACGCAATTACACCGCAGGAAGCGGTTGCCATCTTGAGGGAGGGTAAAACGGGCCAGCGGGCGAGAATCGATGAGCTGGTGGCGAACGGGTATCCAGCGTACACCACGCAGGTTGGGTGGATCGGTTACAGTGACGACCAGATTCGGTCCCTGTGCCGGAAGTATCTCGAGGCGGGTTTCACCGCGTTCAAGATCAAAGTTGGGCAGGATTTGGAGAACGACCGGAAGCGGTGCCGGCTGGTGAGGGAGGAAATTGGGTGGGAGAACAAATTGGTGAGTTTGagctttcttaaatttttataaaattctaaatttgtttttttttaaagatggttGATGCCAACCAAGTTTGGGACGTGAACACCGCCATCGACTGGATGAAAAACTTGAAAGATTTCAAACTGCTGTGGATTGAAGAGCCGACGTCGCCGGACGATGTCCTTGGCCACAAGGCGATTGCTGACGctttaaggtttttttaaatttagattttaagaaaaaatatttaaaatagttaATTTCTGTATAGACCTCTAGGAATCGGCGTCGCTACCGGAGAGATGTGCTGCAACAGAGTCATGTTCAAACAATTCCTTCAAGCTCAAGCCTTGGAGTTTTGCCAAATCGATTCGGCAAGAATCGGTGGCGTTAACGAAATCTTGTCCGTCTATCTGATGGCGAAGAAGTTCAACAGTAAGTtccttattctttttttttattctttattatagagtttttcagccGGAGGCTGGTTCAACAGTAAGTTCCTTAActctttttcggaaatttaaattttcaatgtttttcaaacaGCAAAAGTCTGTCCGCACGCCGGTGGAGTCGGATTGTGCGAAATGGTGCAGCATCTGCAGCTGTGGGACTTTACGTCCGTTTCCGGTACGATGGACGGGCGAATGGTGGAGTTTGTGGATCAACAGCACGAACAGTTCCTGCATCCGGCTACGATAAATGCGAAGGCGTGTTATGTGGCTCCGGTGGCGCCTGGGTACTCTACGGAGCTGAAACCGGAAGCGGTGGAGCAGTACGAGTACCCTCGTGGAACGGAGTGGCAGCGGATGTTTGATGAGGGGGTTTTTGCGAGGGAAGTTTGAAgaattctggatttttgaagagattaaattttctgcttttttagTAATATTTGTATTGTTATTTTATTGGATGACTTTCCCTTATAGCCTTGTTTTAAAGTTtaagtaattttacatcaactggaaaaaaaactccatattAATGCAAACTCAACATAAAATAAAACGTAACATCTTGGATGTAAATAccgctaaaatttaaaataaatttggattgttattattttcaatattgaaatttaattatttaaaaagaaagctTTGTAAAccacagggttgttacggaaacgtcgagaaaaaatccgcgccagatccgcgccgaccccaaacccaatccgcgccatataaaaaaaaatcgcgacaaacatagaagagagtaacataatgaatgaaattttaaacgaaaaaagaataatacagaaggcatttggataagtaccgttgatcagttgtggattcatatcccacTTGTACCAAATGGaaccttttttgccatttctgaaacaatattagcattttttgcaacactttaaatatcgttgctttaaaaacaaattcaggaaaaaaaataaattcgaaaattttaaaaaaattaatgccataaaataaatcaccaaattataaaatttaggtatttagtgCTTAGTGAATTATCTCGCTAAAACTTTACTctggaaaatcgaaacacgaaatttctattactttcttctctaaatttctctaaactaaaatatgactctgaaaatgatccgaactaagaaaatggcaaaaaaaaaaaattaataatttaataatttaaaatttaataatttaataatttaatcatttattaatttaataatttattaatttaataatttaataattaaataattaaataattaaataatttaataatttaataatttaataatttaattatttaataatttaataatttaagaatttaataatttaataatttaataatttaataatttaataatttaatgattaaataatttaataatttaataatttaataattcaataatttaaaaatttaaaaatttaataatttaataatttaataatataataatataataatttaataatttaataatttaataatttaataatttaataatttaataatttattaatctgaaaattgaataatttaataatttaataatcaaataatttaaaaatttaataatttaataatcaaataatttaaaaatttaataatttaataatttgataacttaagaactttcttaaaaaattaaaaattaacaaaaaaatcaattgtaatattttcgtaaattttcaatttaataattcgtacttttttacgttttttgagtctgtaagttttgacaatttcaaattatgaattctattttttttattatttgaatatgtaaattctgaaatttcaaattgttgaattccagatttcttatttttttaattttaacattacatttcgcttttaacggagattttagcagatttctaagtggatttcgtcatgttgtgaTAATGGAGCATttctttttctacaatgtatttcttatggagcgaactgtcaaaaactgctcgactgcgggtgctccattgggagtagaatcaattctacctgaatcagagtggcaacagaatttttatttttttcaataaaccaaaaatttaaaaatttaaatttttatattgaaaaacatagaaaatctaaaaagtttcatagcttcaaatttttaaaattctgtaatttttcgaattttgttcttttgattttaatgaaatttgatatttatttgaattgtaaggcagatgttttaaaaataatgagttgtaatgttatgttgaatttatataacaaatctcaatacattaaaaaatcgctacttgaagattatttcaaagtttcatattaagaaaaaaaaaaacaatcaatgatttttagaagaaaattttaatcattaaCAACTTCTTAGAATCTTATGTTTTCGCACTCAACGAaaagaattaatttatttaattcctaataatattttcctttgtaatttgaaagaaattctatcgttctcaattattttatttatcaaaattgctatccgcgcgaaatccgcgcctgagtaaaattagccagcaaatccgcgccagatccgcgcgatacgcgccatccgcgccatccgcgcgatccgcgccgtccgtaacaaccctgaaaccaagatcgaaaaatctgtgACACTCTAAAATGTCTGTACATCTCTGCTTGTACAGCTTACACCACAGTTCGTTTCGTTTCAAACcgtttcacaacaaaactgttTCAGTACGTCATCGAGTCGGTTTGGCGCGCAAATCGTTGAACCAGCATTTCCAGAAGCAAATCGGACCGATTTCATGTTATCATAGTTCTGTcgtaattttaacgattttgtaACAATTTCTTGATAAATCGTGCCAGCGATCACAGCCCCAGAATGCCGTTCAAGCGTTCCAACATGCGGTACGGCCACATCATAGGCTACACCGGCGTCACGTACCAGGACGATGGCGAGTGAGTATTTTAGATTACTCGGAAGATCTTTGGGCTAATTTGTGTCCAACATTCCAGCCGTATCATCTCGATCGGCCAGGACGGCGACATCCGCATCTGGGACGGGGTGTACGACGAAGACCCCACGACGTCCTGCCTGGCGGAGAGCATCTGGGCGGTGCTGCACAGCGGGTCGCGGATTTTGGTCGCGACCGATCTGAACACGGTCCAGGCGTACAAGTACCCGGAGCTGGAGAAGGACGGCATCGAGTTTCGGTTCACGGCGTTCGTGACGAGCTTGGCGCGGAACGAGCGCTTTCTGGCGGCGGGTTCGGAGGACGGGACGATCAAGGTGAAACCGGTCGACGGGGACGAGTTCGAGCTGGGGGGGCTGGATGGGCCGGTGCTGAGTATGGACGTCAGTCGGAAGGATCTGCTGGCGGCGAGCTGCGGGGATGGTCAGCTTAGGATTTGGAAGCTGAACGGGAAGGATTTGGTGCAGACGTTTGGTGGGCTGAGGAAGGTGAAGAGCTTTGAGGGGAACGTTTTGTACGGCACTCCGGCGTTTGAACCATCGCGGGGTCATTTGCTGGCGTACCCGAAAGATCAGGGAATCGTGGTGGTCGACACGAGCTCTTGGGAGCAGCGAAAGGTGCTAAAACATCCGAAAATTTCGGCAAATTTTTCCAGATGTGCATTTTCTCCGCGGGGGGATTATTTGGCCGCCGTAACGGAGAAGGGTGACATTGCCATTTGGGAGTACAAGACGGAGCAGCTAATTGAGGGGGAGGTCGCTGCATCGGAACCAcatccaatcattggtttggcgT
Coding sequences:
- the LOC120426021 gene encoding mitochondrial enolase superfamily member 1-like, with translation MASGDKCLNITTLEAKDVRWPTSLGAHGSDAMHTDPDYSCVYVTIRTLEGTYGNGLTFTLGRGTDIVLLAVKSLKKFVENRTTASIYGNFAKFWREITSESQLRWIGPEKGVTHLAVAAIVNALWDLWGKIRGVPVWRLLTEMEPEELVSTIDFRYITDAITPQEAVAILREGKTGQRARIDELVANGYPAYTTQVGWIGYSDDQIRSLCRKYLEAGFTAFKIKVGQDLENDRKRCRLVREEIGWENKLMVDANQVWDVNTAIDWMKNLKDFKLLWIEEPTSPDDVLGHKAIADALRPLGIGVATGEMCCNRVMFKQFLQAQALEFCQIDSARIGGVNEILSVYLMAKKFNTKVCPHAGGVGLCEMVQHLQLWDFTSVSGTMDGRMVEFVDQQHEQFLHPATINAKACYVAPVAPGYSTELKPEAVEQYEYPRGTEWQRMFDEGVFAREV